The Flavipsychrobacter sp. genome contains the following window.
TATTCTTACTGTTATCGTGTTGTGCAGTATCTCTTCAGGAGGTATTACACTCACTACACCTTTCTTATTCGTCCACCCCTTGTAGCCTTTCACTACTTTCTTTTCTACGACATTTATGGGTAGGTCTTGGTGCCATGTCACATACCAGTTTGTCTGCGGTGGCTTGTCAAAGTAAATAGCCTTGGTAAGAAATAGATTGTCATCAAACTCCTTCAGTATTTCTTTCAGATTGCTATTGATACATACCTCTTTCAACTCTGGTATTTCTTTAAATAGTCTACGTATGGCATATACAGCCCCGTGTTCTCCCTTGCCTGCTTCTCTATGTTTGTTTATCAGTTTTATTATAAGATTGATAGACTTATTAGTAAACACCTTGCTCGTAATAATTGAACCTCTGGCTTCTAGCTGTTGAGGGTAGTTCTTCAGCGTTCTTTCATTAAGCTCTATCGTATACTCGTCTACGGCAGCTTGTAGGCGTTTTCTTATCACATTGCGCAGGCGTATAGGGGCAATTACTTTTAACCTTTCGCCAAATGCTAGTATATCTCGCTCAAGCTCAAAATTGGTTTGTACATATAGAGACAGCAGGACGCCATCGTCCCTCCTCGCTACTACTTTTTGGCTGTGGTGTAGCGGTTTAGTTATCATATACGGAGCATTGTCGTGCGTTGCGAGCAGTAAAATCTCCTCTGGCGCTTGTCCTTCGTTTACTGTTACGCCTACTACATTATTGAAATAATTAGTGATATACTCCTCATCAAAAGTTTTTAATGGCTTACTCATCACCTCCACGTGTTCTACCCTGTCTAGCGCCAGTAGCATTCTGTTAGATCGCTTATCGGTATCTCCTAGTACAAACCATCTATTGCGGTGCTCCTTTAGTAGAAAAGGGTGAAACAGAAAGCTGTTCTTACTCCTAGCCTTAAACGACTGGTAGGTTATTTCAATACAGTTTTTGTTTAGTATAGCATTGTATATAGGGTCTATATATTCTAGCCCCCTCAGGTGCTCGTTCTTCTCCATATCTATTATAGAGCGCTCCTGTGTTTTAGAGGTGTGTATTTTATCTTCCAAGCGCTGTACCATACTACTCAACTCTTTAAAATGTGTAAACCCTTTGAATTGTTTCAGTATTTCTACCACCTCTGTAAGCTTACCCAAGTCTTGGTCGGTAAGAGGAATGTTGGTTATAGAGTAATCCTCCTCTTCATAAGTGTAGTACTTCTTATCTATCACTACTATCGGTGCATTGTAGCCCAGTTTTTCACTTCTCATCATCTGCAAGTCCATTTGTACTGTTCTTTTACTCACACCTTTGTCTATGCCTTCATACTCATATAGAGCATTAGAGCAAGCATCTACCAAGTCTTCTAGCGTCCACTTTCTCAGCCTATTTCGCAGGCATTTATCAATTGTATTGTAGCGTACAAGGGCATTTCGGGTTACAGGCATCTATCAATTTTTAGTCGCTGGGAAAAGAAATTTTAAGAAAATTAAAAAATATTTTCTACTACGCAAAAAGACTGCGCAGTAGTGTTTCACCTTTACATTGTTGATGAGCGACAAGGATGGTCAAACATCAAAAAAGAAGTTCTTTTAAAAACAATGGAGGTGTTAACAATGGACGGTTAAGCTGATGAAAACATCAGGGTCTTAGCCATTGCAAGTTCGACTCTTGCCATCTCCACGGGTACAAAAAGTAAACAGTAAAGACCTGACGAGTGTTTTTGTATAGCAC
Protein-coding sequences here:
- a CDS encoding WYL domain-containing protein encodes the protein MPVTRNALVRYNTIDKCLRNRLRKWTLEDLVDACSNALYEYEGIDKGVSKRTVQMDLQMMRSEKLGYNAPIVVIDKKYYTYEEEDYSITNIPLTDQDLGKLTEVVEILKQFKGFTHFKELSSMVQRLEDKIHTSKTQERSIIDMEKNEHLRGLEYIDPIYNAILNKNCIEITYQSFKARSKNSFLFHPFLLKEHRNRWFVLGDTDKRSNRMLLALDRVEHVEVMSKPLKTFDEEYITNYFNNVVGVTVNEGQAPEEILLLATHDNAPYMITKPLHHSQKVVARRDDGVLLSLYVQTNFELERDILAFGERLKVIAPIRLRNVIRKRLQAAVDEYTIELNERTLKNYPQQLEARGSIITSKVFTNKSINLIIKLINKHREAGKGEHGAVYAIRRLFKEIPELKEVCINSNLKEILKEFDDNLFLTKAIYFDKPPQTNWYVTWHQDLPINVVEKKVVKGYKGWTNKKGVVSVIPPEEILHNTITVRIHLDDADEQNGALKIIPGSHKKVHASRDIKLMTGAPVMCNVNKGGLHIMKPLLLHASSKSINQKRRRVLHLEFNSMDLAKELEWAEREELV